One segment of Acidovorax sp. DW039 DNA contains the following:
- a CDS encoding YbdK family carboxylate-amine ligase, translating into MSLEAFSHSEPLTLGVELELQLVNTHDYDLAPYAEDMLRLMKKVPLPGSVVPEMTNSMIEISTAVCHSASEVLGQLTPIRDALVKSADKLNIAVVGGGTHPFQQWHERRIYDKPRFRELSELYGYLSKQFTIFGQHVHIGCPDANAALLMLHRMSRYIPHFIALSASSPYVQGQDTAFDSARLNSVFAFPLSGRAPFVLTWDDFGKYFDKMTRTGVVRSMKDFYWDIRPKPEFGTIEIRVFDTPLTIERAAALAGYVQSLGAWFLADQPFTPQEDDYLVYTYNRFQACRFGMDAVYVDPATGEHMPLREHILMTMDRIAGHAAAQGASNAMHLLRRETEAGQNDARWLRERQRQEQLLAEVSRQAAQRFRGTPA; encoded by the coding sequence ATGAGTCTTGAAGCCTTCTCCCATTCCGAACCGCTGACACTGGGCGTCGAGCTGGAACTGCAACTCGTCAACACCCACGACTATGACCTGGCACCGTATGCAGAAGACATGCTGCGCCTGATGAAGAAGGTACCCCTGCCCGGCAGCGTGGTGCCCGAGATGACGAACAGCATGATCGAAATCTCCACCGCCGTGTGCCATTCGGCCAGCGAGGTGCTGGGGCAACTCACGCCCATCCGTGATGCGCTGGTCAAGAGTGCCGACAAGCTCAACATCGCCGTCGTGGGAGGTGGCACCCATCCCTTCCAGCAGTGGCATGAGCGCCGCATTTACGACAAGCCCCGCTTTCGTGAGCTGTCCGAGTTGTATGGCTACCTGTCCAAGCAGTTCACCATCTTCGGCCAGCACGTGCACATTGGCTGCCCCGATGCGAACGCTGCGCTGCTCATGCTGCACCGCATGAGCCGCTACATCCCGCACTTCATTGCGCTGTCGGCGTCCAGCCCCTACGTGCAGGGGCAGGACACCGCTTTTGACTCCGCGCGGCTGAACTCGGTGTTTGCATTTCCGCTGTCGGGCAGAGCTCCCTTTGTGCTGACCTGGGACGATTTTGGCAAGTACTTCGACAAGATGACCCGCACGGGCGTGGTGCGCAGCATGAAGGACTTCTACTGGGACATCCGCCCCAAGCCCGAGTTCGGCACCATCGAGATCCGAGTGTTCGATACGCCCTTGACCATTGAACGTGCTGCCGCACTGGCGGGCTATGTGCAGTCGCTGGGGGCATGGTTTCTGGCAGACCAGCCTTTCACTCCGCAGGAAGATGACTATCTGGTCTACACCTACAACCGCTTTCAGGCCTGCCGCTTTGGCATGGACGCGGTCTATGTAGACCCCGCCACGGGCGAGCACATGCCGCTGCGCGAGCACATCCTCATGACCATGGACCGCATTGCGGGCCACGCTGCTGCGCAGGGTGCCTCCAACGCCATGCATCTGCTGCGGCGCGAGACCGAAGCGGGCCAGAACGATGCACGCTGGCTGCGCGAGCGGCAGCGGCAGGAGCAACTACTAGCCGAAGTCAGCAGGCAGGCGGCGCAGCGCTTTCGCGGAACGCCTGCCTGA
- a CDS encoding cation:proton antiporter, whose product MNELFGFWSQWLRPSAGLPTVQWSLLLAAAAVVGYLCQRHTGLPKVVGYTLVGTLAGLAGFNGAVWPLQGIGLFLVELGIAIVLFECGGRISLRWFRHNPMVLVQSIAESALTYFAVYWTLVWLDQPTQVAGPLALVALAASPAVLTRVVADTRAAGPVTERAVVLATLSTLYALTLGSAWSEQMNRHAATLLDAISPAVVVLGVSILVAAVLTLVLRMALRFMSPTSENTSMLLLALIAAGSTVASHMGGSAPLAALLAGILLKQLNPRPWAWPRQLGNASSLLTMLMFVLVSTVAAQADWSGPVAGAVLALIGVRLVAKALGVAIGNVGSGASWRQALWVGCAMTPMSSIALLIASQFVVASPSTGYRIASIALPAILLMEILGAVIATVAIYRAGESSKPWAPLQRGRAGESNES is encoded by the coding sequence ATGAATGAACTTTTTGGTTTCTGGTCGCAATGGCTGCGGCCATCGGCGGGCCTTCCCACGGTGCAATGGTCGCTGCTGCTGGCGGCTGCCGCCGTCGTGGGTTACCTGTGCCAGCGGCACACCGGGTTGCCCAAAGTGGTGGGTTATACGCTGGTGGGCACGCTGGCAGGCCTGGCGGGCTTCAACGGTGCCGTCTGGCCCTTGCAGGGCATTGGCCTGTTCCTGGTGGAGCTGGGCATTGCCATCGTGCTGTTTGAGTGCGGGGGGCGCATTTCACTGCGCTGGTTCCGGCACAACCCCATGGTCCTGGTGCAGAGCATTGCCGAATCGGCCCTGACCTACTTTGCCGTGTACTGGACGCTGGTGTGGCTGGACCAGCCCACGCAGGTGGCTGGCCCATTGGCCCTGGTGGCCCTGGCAGCATCACCCGCGGTGCTGACGCGCGTGGTGGCCGATACGCGGGCCGCAGGCCCGGTGACGGAGCGGGCGGTGGTGCTGGCCACGCTGTCCACCCTGTACGCACTGACGCTGGGCTCGGCCTGGTCCGAGCAGATGAACCGGCATGCGGCCACCCTGCTGGATGCGATCTCTCCCGCAGTGGTCGTGCTGGGTGTCTCCATCCTGGTAGCAGCCGTGCTAACGCTGGTGCTGCGCATGGCGCTGCGGTTCATGAGCCCCACCAGCGAAAACACCTCCATGCTGCTGCTGGCGCTGATTGCCGCAGGGTCTACAGTGGCTTCCCACATGGGTGGATCGGCCCCGCTGGCTGCGCTGCTGGCAGGCATTCTGCTCAAGCAGCTCAATCCGCGCCCCTGGGCTTGGCCACGGCAGCTGGGCAACGCATCCTCGCTGCTCACCATGCTGATGTTTGTGCTGGTTTCCACCGTGGCCGCGCAGGCCGACTGGAGCGGGCCGGTGGCAGGCGCTGTGCTGGCCCTTATTGGCGTGCGGCTGGTGGCCAAGGCGCTGGGCGTGGCCATTGGCAACGTGGGTAGCGGTGCCAGCTGGCGCCAGGCCCTGTGGGTCGGTTGCGCCATGACGCCCATGTCTTCCATTGCCTTGCTGATTGCATCGCAGTTCGTGGTGGCCTCGCCGTCCACGGGCTACCGTATTGCCAGCATCGCACTGCCTGCCATCTTGCTGATGGAGATTCTGGGGGCCGTGATTGCCACTGTGGCCATCTACCGCGCAGGCGAAAGTTCCAAACCCTGGGCCCCGCTGCAGCGTGGCCGTGCCGGAGAATCCAATGAGTCTTGA